In Calothrix sp. PCC 7507, one DNA window encodes the following:
- a CDS encoding prephenate/arogenate dehydrogenase: MKIGIVGLGLIGGSLGFDLRSQGHKVFGVSRRESTCNKAIALGNVDEASVNLRLLAPTEVVFICTPISLIVPQVKQLIDHLSPATVVTDVGSVKAPIVEAISPLWDHFIGGHPMAGTADSGIEAAQRHLFVDRPYVLTPMTTTPTRAIAVVEEIVRSLGSKIYYCQPEQHDRAVSWISHLPVMVSTALIAACISETDPEVLQLAQNLASSGFRDTSRVGGGNPELGVMMARYNRQALLSSLQQYRHNLDELIHLIEQEDWQILEEKLQLNQQARPNFVE, from the coding sequence ATGAAAATTGGTATTGTAGGACTCGGACTCATAGGTGGATCTTTGGGTTTTGATTTGCGATCGCAAGGACATAAAGTCTTCGGGGTGAGTCGCCGGGAATCAACTTGTAACAAAGCGATCGCTCTTGGCAATGTTGATGAGGCGTCAGTGAATCTCCGCCTGTTAGCTCCGACTGAGGTTGTATTTATTTGTACACCTATATCACTTATTGTTCCCCAAGTTAAGCAGTTGATCGATCATTTGTCCCCCGCTACGGTGGTAACTGATGTTGGTTCAGTCAAAGCACCAATCGTGGAAGCGATTTCTCCTCTTTGGGATCATTTTATCGGTGGACACCCAATGGCGGGAACTGCAGATAGCGGTATAGAAGCGGCACAGCGGCATTTGTTTGTTGATCGGCCTTATGTTTTGACACCAATGACTACAACACCAACCAGGGCGATCGCGGTTGTAGAGGAAATTGTGCGATCGCTTGGTTCTAAAATCTATTACTGTCAACCAGAACAACATGATCGTGCTGTCAGCTGGATTTCCCATCTACCTGTGATGGTTAGTACAGCGTTAATTGCTGCTTGCATAAGTGAAACTGACCCCGAAGTTTTGCAATTAGCTCAAAACTTAGCTAGTTCCGGTTTTCGGGATACTAGCCGTGTAGGTGGCGGGAATCCGGAATTGGGCGTGATGATGGCGCGGTATAACCGTCAAGCATTGCTTAGTTCATTGCAACAATATCGCCACAATCTTGATGAATTAATTCATTTAATTGAGCAGGAAGATTGGCAAATCTTAGAGGAAAAATTGCAATTAAATCAACAAGCACGACCTAATTTTGTTGAGTAA
- a CDS encoding GNAT family N-acetyltransferase: MDFQIRLSKPEDLEKILELQASSLRTLTSSYDSSQIESLIRSQASARLAKDEIGVVAEYENEIIGFASVLIQQSLIGGVYVHPDFMRQRLGTQLLEAVEEIALDKRHKVIYVTSSLAAVNFYQARGYKSICKSGFYSESKYWIPCVNLKKQLIIFTETEKWYRHFIFNLKQIFSFILILVIAAFVTIVLPLIISLIASLLQ; the protein is encoded by the coding sequence ATGGATTTTCAAATTCGTCTATCAAAGCCAGAAGACTTAGAGAAAATTCTAGAACTACAAGCCAGTTCACTGAGAACTCTAACATCAAGCTACGATTCAAGTCAGATCGAGTCTTTAATCCGCAGTCAAGCATCAGCAAGATTAGCGAAAGATGAGATAGGAGTTGTTGCAGAGTATGAAAATGAAATCATCGGATTTGCATCTGTTTTAATTCAGCAGTCCCTAATCGGAGGTGTATATGTCCATCCAGATTTCATGCGCCAACGACTAGGCACACAACTGCTCGAGGCTGTGGAGGAAATAGCGCTTGATAAACGGCATAAAGTCATTTATGTAACTTCATCACTAGCAGCAGTAAACTTTTACCAAGCTAGAGGTTATAAATCAATTTGTAAATCGGGTTTTTATTCTGAATCAAAATATTGGATACCATGTGTCAATTTAAAGAAGCAACTAATTATTTTTACAGAAACGGAAAAATGGTATCGGCATTTTATTTTTAATCTAAAGCAGATATTTTCCTTTATTCTGATTTTAGTTATAGCTGCTTTCGTCACAATTGTTTTACCACTTATAATCAGCTTGATAGCAAGTCTGCTACAATAA
- a CDS encoding pentapeptide repeat-containing protein, whose amino-acid sequence MKLKIVATVALLACFGFTEQALSLNPQDLDQLKTTGGCPRCDFSGANLTQLNLAGVNLRDANLKGATLSKVNLTNADLTGANLEAAILNSANLSGASLTGTNLKSASLENADLSYAGLISANLEAANLKGAKLLFTNFRGAHFRLTIMPGGTVTSDKPYSWSLERTSVVRECNKFKPEETPGTTCQGQ is encoded by the coding sequence ATGAAACTCAAGATTGTCGCTACTGTCGCCCTGCTGGCTTGTTTTGGGTTTACAGAACAAGCTTTATCGTTGAATCCACAAGACTTGGATCAATTGAAAACGACGGGTGGTTGTCCCCGTTGTGATTTTAGCGGCGCAAATCTAACTCAACTTAATTTAGCTGGAGTAAATTTGCGAGACGCTAACTTGAAAGGAGCCACATTATCTAAAGTTAATCTCACCAACGCAGACCTCACTGGTGCAAATCTAGAAGCTGCAATTCTCAATTCTGCTAATCTTAGCGGTGCTTCTTTAACAGGTACAAATTTGAAATCAGCCTCTCTAGAAAATGCAGATTTGTCTTATGCTGGCTTGATTAGTGCCAATTTAGAAGCAGCTAATCTCAAGGGTGCGAAGTTGCTGTTTACCAATTTTCGAGGGGCACACTTTCGACTGACAATTATGCCTGGGGGTACTGTAACTTCTGACAAACCTTATTCGTGGTCGTTAGAGCGGACATCTGTTGTCAGAGAATGTAACAAGTTTAAACCTGAAGAGACCCCAGGCACAACCTGCCAGGGACAGTAA
- a CDS encoding M20 family metallopeptidase, with the protein MLTRIKDLATKLAPRLIEIRRHIHSHPELSGQEYQTAAFVAGVLSSSGLHVLEGVGKTGVIGELPTSDRDERLLAIRTDMDALPIQERTGLEYASRAKGVMHACGHDVHTTVGLGTAMILSQVAEELDGRVRFLFQPAEEIAQGASWMVQDGAMTNVSAVLGVHVFPSIPAGSIGVRYGALTAAADDLEIIIMGESGHGARPHEAIDAIWIAAQVVTALQQAISRTQNPLRPVVLSIGKINGGRAPNVIADQVQLLGTVRSLHPETRANLPNWIDNIVANVCHAYGARYQVNYHQGVPSVQNDYTLTQLLQSAAEEAWSSDRVQVLPEASLGAEDFSVYLDHAPGSMFRLGVGYTDRITNHPLHHPEFEVDESAIITGVVTMAYAAYKYCQQDGKSALNYSI; encoded by the coding sequence ATGCTTACCCGGATTAAAGACTTAGCCACTAAACTAGCGCCCCGGTTAATCGAAATTCGTCGCCACATTCACTCCCATCCAGAACTTAGCGGTCAGGAGTATCAAACAGCAGCTTTTGTGGCTGGTGTTTTGTCTTCGAGTGGTCTTCATGTGCTGGAGGGTGTTGGTAAGACTGGTGTGATTGGAGAACTACCAACCAGTGATAGAGATGAGCGTTTATTGGCAATTCGCACTGATATGGATGCTTTGCCAATTCAAGAACGCACTGGTTTGGAATATGCCTCACGAGCGAAGGGTGTGATGCACGCTTGCGGTCACGATGTTCATACCACAGTGGGGTTAGGAACGGCCATGATACTGTCCCAAGTGGCAGAAGAGTTAGATGGTAGGGTGCGGTTTTTGTTTCAGCCAGCAGAGGAAATTGCTCAAGGGGCAAGCTGGATGGTGCAAGATGGGGCAATGACGAATGTCTCGGCGGTGTTAGGGGTTCATGTATTCCCTTCTATACCGGCGGGTTCAATTGGTGTGCGTTATGGTGCGTTGACGGCTGCAGCCGATGATTTAGAAATTATCATTATGGGTGAATCGGGACATGGCGCTCGTCCCCATGAGGCGATTGATGCGATTTGGATTGCCGCGCAAGTGGTGACTGCATTGCAGCAAGCAATTAGCCGGACGCAAAATCCCTTACGCCCTGTAGTATTGAGTATAGGAAAAATTAATGGTGGTAGAGCGCCGAATGTGATTGCTGATCAAGTGCAGTTGTTGGGAACAGTGCGATCGCTCCATCCTGAAACCCGTGCTAATTTACCCAACTGGATTGATAATATTGTCGCTAATGTCTGTCATGCTTACGGGGCGCGTTATCAAGTCAATTATCATCAAGGCGTGCCCAGTGTCCAAAATGATTATACCCTGACACAACTATTACAATCAGCTGCTGAAGAAGCGTGGAGTAGCGATCGCGTCCAAGTCTTACCGGAGGCTTCGCTGGGTGCTGAAGATTTTTCTGTGTATTTGGATCACGCCCCCGGTTCTATGTTTCGCTTGGGTGTGGGTTACACAGATAGAATCACTAACCACCCATTACATCACCCTGAATTTGAGGTTGATGAATCTGCGATTATTACCGGGGTTGTAACTATGGCTTATGCAGCCTATAAATATTGCCAGCAAGACGGAAAATCAGCCTTAAACTATAGCATTTGA
- a CDS encoding hemerythrin domain-containing protein yields MVATLDDAKRNAIAVKLASLKLIQQLIIENEQLFLRESTDSEISDRIRKILEDDQKNLGVLDTVIVQYGVHGEPKSTVTEFVDKARQLMKGSELSFFEKVFQHELLKHQQVMTGLIIHKAAQKVGADVIAAIGPLNTINFENRAHQEQLKGILEVLGVRELTGQDADQGIWARVQDAIAAFSGVVGSAVTQTTDKQDMNIQDVIRMDHNKVNILFTELLQSKDLQKIQEYFGQIYKDLTAHAEAEEEVVYPRVRSFYGQSDTQELYDEQADMKRRLEQIRAINVSASEFKDQVKQLQDIVSDHVRQEETTLFAAIRNNLSSQQTEQLATEFKAAKSRIQQRLGSSKTGSNV; encoded by the coding sequence ATGGTAGCTACTTTAGATGATGCTAAACGCAATGCAATTGCGGTTAAATTGGCCAGCTTAAAATTAATTCAACAGTTGATCATCGAAAATGAGCAACTATTTTTGCGGGAATCGACTGATAGTGAAATCTCGGATCGCATCCGGAAAATTCTCGAAGATGACCAAAAAAACCTCGGCGTTTTAGACACTGTCATAGTTCAGTATGGCGTTCACGGAGAGCCAAAATCGACAGTTACAGAATTTGTTGACAAGGCTCGTCAATTGATGAAAGGTTCAGAATTGAGTTTCTTTGAAAAAGTATTTCAACATGAACTGTTGAAACATCAACAAGTAATGACTGGTTTGATTATTCACAAAGCAGCGCAGAAAGTTGGTGCTGATGTGATCGCGGCTATTGGGCCTCTGAATACGATTAACTTTGAAAACCGCGCTCACCAAGAGCAACTCAAAGGTATTCTAGAAGTTTTAGGAGTACGTGAACTCACTGGACAAGATGCTGACCAAGGTATTTGGGCGAGAGTTCAAGATGCGATCGCTGCATTTAGCGGTGTGGTAGGTAGCGCTGTTACCCAAACCACTGACAAGCAGGATATGAACATCCAAGATGTGATTCGCATGGATCACAACAAGGTGAATATCCTCTTCACCGAACTGCTACAAAGCAAAGATCTACAAAAGATCCAAGAATACTTCGGTCAAATTTACAAGGATCTCACTGCCCATGCTGAAGCGGAAGAGGAAGTAGTCTATCCCAGAGTCCGCAGTTTCTATGGTCAAAGCGATACTCAAGAATTGTATGACGAACAAGCTGATATGAAGCGGCGGTTAGAGCAAATTAGGGCTATTAACGTCTCTGCATCTGAATTCAAAGATCAAGTCAAACAGCTACAAGACATTGTGAGCGATCATGTCCGTCAAGAAGAAACGACATTGTTTGCTGCTATTCGCAATAACTTGAGTTCTCAGCAAACCGAACAACTAGCTACTGAATTCAAAGCTGCTAAAAGTCGGATTCAGCAGAGATTAGGTAGTTCCAAAACTGGATCAAACGTCTAG
- a CDS encoding DUF2231 domain-containing protein — protein sequence METTKTTSSTPFPNIPPIIESDDKEYLDSGVPSTVAIAGHPLHPLSVIFPIAFLAAALGSDFGYWLTHDPFWARASLWLIGLGLAGGVIAAIIGLSDFLKIERVRKRTAGWTHLILNVAILVLTALNFILRQGDAESRIIPLGLLISLIVGTLTSVSGWFGAELSYRHKIGVVGAGSKRYP from the coding sequence ATGGAAACGACAAAAACAACTTCTTCAACCCCTTTCCCCAATATCCCACCAATTATTGAAAGTGACGATAAAGAGTATCTTGATAGCGGTGTACCCAGCACAGTAGCGATCGCTGGGCATCCTTTACACCCCCTGAGTGTGATCTTTCCCATCGCCTTCTTAGCCGCCGCTTTAGGAAGTGACTTCGGCTACTGGCTAACTCACGATCCCTTCTGGGCTAGGGCTTCGTTATGGTTAATTGGACTCGGATTAGCTGGCGGTGTCATCGCCGCAATCATTGGCTTAAGCGACTTTTTGAAAATTGAACGAGTCCGCAAGCGTACCGCCGGCTGGACACACTTGATTCTTAACGTTGCTATTCTAGTCTTGACAGCCCTAAACTTCATCCTCCGCCAGGGTGACGCTGAGTCAAGAATCATCCCTTTAGGATTGTTAATATCACTTATTGTCGGAACACTAACTAGCGTTTCCGGCTGGTTCGGTGCTGAACTCTCCTATCGCCACAAAATCGGTGTAGTGGGTGCTGGTAGTAAGAGATATCCTTGA
- the dusB gene encoding tRNA dihydrouridine synthase DusB, with the protein MLTLSPTLQARLSQPLKIGSFEVKSRVLQSPLSGVTDMVFRRLVRRYAPDSMLYTEMVNATGLHYVKQLPKIMEVDPNERPISIQLFDCRPDFLAEAAVKAVAEGADTVDINMGCPVNKITKNGGGSSLLRQPEVAEAIVREVVKAVDVPVTVKTRIGWNDQEITILDFAKRMEDAGAKMITVHGRTRAQGYNGNARWEWIARVKEVLSIPVIGNGDIFSVEAAVKCLEQTGADGVMCSRGTLGYPFLVGEVDRFLKTGELLAPPTPIQRLECAREHLQALWEYKGDRGVRQARKHMTWYAKGFVGAADLRGKLSLVDDVTQGLDLIDRAIAQLANGYEPELEAESSFALV; encoded by the coding sequence ATGCTGACGCTGTCTCCCACTCTCCAAGCTAGACTTTCTCAACCCCTGAAAATCGGCTCATTTGAAGTCAAAAGCCGGGTTCTTCAATCGCCTTTATCTGGGGTGACGGATATGGTGTTTCGTCGTCTGGTGCGTCGTTATGCGCCAGATTCGATGCTGTATACAGAAATGGTGAACGCTACAGGTTTACACTATGTCAAGCAGTTACCTAAAATCATGGAGGTAGACCCCAACGAACGACCAATCAGTATTCAGTTATTTGACTGTCGTCCCGATTTTCTAGCAGAAGCAGCGGTGAAAGCGGTAGCAGAAGGTGCTGATACAGTTGATATCAATATGGGGTGTCCGGTAAATAAAATTACGAAAAATGGCGGTGGTTCTTCGCTGCTGCGTCAACCAGAAGTGGCTGAGGCGATTGTTCGGGAAGTCGTGAAAGCTGTTGATGTCCCTGTGACGGTGAAAACCCGTATCGGTTGGAATGACCAAGAAATTACGATTCTTGACTTTGCCAAGCGGATGGAAGATGCAGGGGCAAAAATGATTACAGTACACGGACGCACCCGCGCTCAAGGGTATAATGGCAATGCCCGTTGGGAATGGATTGCTCGTGTAAAAGAAGTACTTTCGATTCCGGTGATTGGCAATGGGGATATTTTCTCGGTGGAAGCGGCGGTGAAATGTTTAGAGCAAACCGGTGCTGATGGGGTAATGTGTTCTCGCGGAACGTTGGGTTATCCGTTTCTAGTGGGAGAAGTCGATCGCTTCCTGAAAACTGGCGAACTTTTAGCACCACCAACCCCAATTCAGCGTTTGGAATGCGCGAGGGAACATTTGCAAGCTTTATGGGAATATAAAGGCGATCGCGGTGTGCGTCAAGCCCGCAAGCACATGACTTGGTACGCTAAAGGTTTTGTGGGGGCGGCAGATTTACGTGGTAAGTTAAGCTTAGTTGATGATGTCACTCAGGGTTTGGATTTGATTGACAGGGCGATCGCACAACTGGCAAATGGTTATGAACCAGAATTAGAAGCAGAATCTAGTTTTGCTTTGGTGTAA
- a CDS encoding GFA family protein, translating to MNFPYTGGCQCGQIRYEIRAEPLTLYVCHCRECQKQSSSAFGMSLTVPRDAVVIVQGQPKAWTRNTDSGRQIKNLFCGECGTRLFHERTYSLDTINVKPGTLDDTSWLRPVANVWTRSAQPWVTISDQMLNYDQQPEDVHSLWEQWKKH from the coding sequence GTGAATTTTCCGTACACTGGAGGCTGTCAATGCGGACAGATTCGTTATGAAATTCGTGCTGAACCACTGACTCTCTATGTATGCCATTGTCGGGAGTGTCAGAAACAATCCTCTAGTGCATTTGGCATGTCACTCACTGTCCCCCGTGATGCTGTTGTCATTGTTCAAGGACAACCAAAAGCTTGGACTCGTAACACCGATAGTGGCCGCCAGATCAAAAACCTGTTCTGTGGAGAGTGCGGAACGCGATTGTTTCATGAGCGGACTTACAGCCTAGATACAATCAATGTCAAACCCGGAACGTTAGATGATACAAGTTGGTTACGTCCAGTGGCAAATGTTTGGACACGCAGCGCACAGCCTTGGGTAACTATTTCTGACCAAATGCTCAATTATGATCAGCAACCAGAGGATGTGCATTCACTATGGGAGCAATGGAAAAAACATTAA
- a CDS encoding aminotransferase class I/II-fold pyridoxal phosphate-dependent enzyme: protein MLNQNQIPLLDTLKACAAHFHTAFYTPGHKRGKGIPQPLADLLGQAVFRADLTELADLDNLSTPQGVIQQAQELAAAAFGASQTWFLVNGSTCGIEAAILATCGVGEKIILPRNVHSSAIAGLILSGAIPIFLNPEYDPVLDIAHSITPHAVQAALAQHPDAKAVFAVYPTYYGVCGDLRAIAHITHQYNIPLLVDEAHGPHFAFHPDLPTSALAAGADLTVQSIHKVLSAMTQASMLHIQGDRIDSDRISKALQLVQSTSPSYILLASLDAARQQMALHGQELMSRTLQLTKAARTKISQIPGLSTPLSACKKSPGFVALDQTRLTVTVSSLGLTGFAAEEILDQKLGVTAEFSSRQHLTFIISLGNTSADIEQLVQGFTTLAQMTTSPEKKRFILWDDIFNVGFSMQISPREAFFSSTETLPLEETSNYICAEIVCPYPPGIPVLMPGELITKPALDYLRQIQAMGGFISGCADTSFSTLKVVKE, encoded by the coding sequence ATGCTCAATCAAAACCAAATACCTTTATTGGATACCTTAAAAGCTTGTGCTGCACATTTCCACACTGCTTTTTATACCCCAGGACATAAGCGAGGAAAGGGAATTCCTCAACCTTTGGCTGATTTACTCGGTCAAGCTGTATTTCGCGCTGATTTAACCGAACTAGCAGATTTAGATAATCTATCTACACCCCAAGGCGTTATCCAACAAGCGCAAGAACTCGCAGCTGCAGCTTTTGGTGCTTCACAAACCTGGTTTCTTGTCAATGGTTCTACCTGTGGGATTGAAGCCGCAATTCTGGCTACCTGTGGTGTGGGCGAGAAAATTATTTTGCCTCGGAATGTGCATTCTTCGGCGATCGCTGGTTTAATTCTCTCTGGTGCTATACCAATTTTTCTCAATCCTGAATATGACCCAGTGTTAGATATTGCCCATAGTATCACGCCTCATGCTGTGCAAGCAGCACTGGCACAACATCCTGATGCCAAAGCAGTTTTTGCAGTTTACCCCACATATTACGGCGTTTGTGGAGATTTGAGGGCGATCGCTCACATTACCCACCAATACAATATCCCTTTACTTGTGGACGAAGCTCATGGACCACACTTCGCGTTTCATCCCGACTTACCTACAAGCGCTTTAGCCGCAGGTGCAGACTTAACTGTGCAATCCATTCACAAAGTCCTCAGTGCCATGACACAGGCATCGATGCTGCATATTCAAGGTGATAGGATAGATAGCGATCGCATCAGTAAAGCTTTGCAATTAGTCCAGTCTACCAGCCCCAGCTATATACTTTTAGCTTCCCTCGATGCCGCACGTCAGCAAATGGCACTCCACGGTCAAGAATTAATGTCCCGTACATTGCAACTTACCAAGGCAGCCAGAACTAAAATCAGCCAAATTCCCGGACTATCTACTCCCCTCTCAGCTTGTAAAAAGTCACCTGGCTTTGTGGCTTTAGATCAAACACGCTTAACTGTCACCGTTTCTAGCTTAGGTTTAACGGGATTTGCCGCAGAAGAAATCTTAGATCAAAAACTGGGTGTGACTGCGGAATTCTCCTCTCGGCAACATCTCACCTTTATTATTAGCTTGGGCAACACCTCAGCAGATATTGAGCAATTAGTCCAAGGTTTCACCACCTTAGCTCAGATGACCACCTCTCCCGAAAAAAAGAGGTTCATTTTATGGGATGATATTTTTAACGTGGGATTCTCCATGCAAATTTCACCCCGCGAGGCTTTTTTTAGCTCTACAGAAACTTTACCTCTAGAAGAAACCAGCAATTATATCTGTGCAGAAATCGTTTGTCCCTACCCACCAGGAATACCGGTGTTAATGCCCGGAGAACTAATTACAAAACCAGCCCTTGACTATCTGAGGCAAATTCAGGCAATGGGGGGATTCATTAGCGGTTGTGCTGATACTAGTTTCAGTACTTTAAAAGTTGTCAAAGAATAG
- a CDS encoding cation transporter — MALKLKILNMSDRGSAATISESIYVMALDAKVEVDVKHQTITVESTASEESIKQVIVAAGYTIEGY, encoded by the coding sequence ATGGCACTAAAACTAAAAATACTGAATATGTCTGATAGAGGCAGCGCAGCAACAATTTCCGAATCTATTTACGTAATGGCACTAGATGCGAAGGTAGAAGTAGATGTTAAACATCAAACTATCACCGTAGAATCCACGGCATCTGAGGAATCGATTAAACAGGTAATTGTTGCTGCTGGCTACACAATTGAAGGTTATTAA